The Bradyrhizobium sp. LLZ17 genomic sequence CGTCTGCGCGGGGGCCATTCCCGACAGCGTTCGCCTTCAGGTCAAGCGTCACAACACTGGCTGGTTTGAAGCTGCCCGGCTGTGGGTCGCGCTCGTCGGCCCGCCCAGCTCGAAGAAGAGCCCGATCATGACCGCAGCAGCCCGCCCGCTGCGCAAGATCGACGCCGATCAGGCGCGCGATTATGCCGACCAGCGCGCCGTCTATGACAAGTTGCCGAAGGAGGAAAAGCTCAAGACCAATCCGCCGAAGCAAGTGCGCAGCATTCTTCAGGATACCACGATTGAAGCGGCGCAGGATGTCGCCAAGGACAGCCCTGATGGCCTGCTTTGCTATCAGGATGAGTTGTCCGGTTGGTTCGGTTCGATGGACAAATATTCCGCCGGTCGGGGCTCGGCCAAGGATCGTTCGTTCTGGCTGGAAGCATTTAACGGTAGCACCTATTCGGTGCAGCGCGTCGGACGTGGCTTGGTCTACATCGATAACCTGTCGATCTCACTCATTGGCGGCATCCAGCCGGAGCCCATCCGGCAGATTGCCGACGAAGCCGTGGACGACGGATTGTTGCAGCGCCTGTTGCCCATCATGGTGTCACCCGCCAAGGCTGGCCGGGATGAAGCCGCGTCTCCGGTCGTGGCGGAGTACACCGCGATGATCCGCGATCTGCACTGCCTCGGCAACGCGACCCTCCGCTTTGATGACGGCGCGCAGGCTTATCGACAGGAGCTGGAACTCAAGCACCTGAATTTGCAGTCTCTTGAGTTCGTTCACCGTAAACTTGCTGCCCACATCGGCAAGTACGACGGTATCTTTGCGCGGCTGTGCGTCATCTGGCACTGCACTGAGAATATGGTGGGCTTCGGCGACATTCCCGCCGTGATCAGCGAGGCAACGGCCCGGCGGGTGGGTGCCTTTCTGCACGGCTTCCTGCTGCCGCACGCCATGGCGTTCTACACGACCGTGCTCGGGCTCTCAAACGACCACGATTGCGTTACAGCAGTCGCGGGATACATCCTGTCTCACGACCTCACGGAGATCACCAATCGCGACCTCAAGCGCGGCGACCGTGTGATGCGTCGCCTCTCGCCAGAGGCTGGACTGGCGGTGTTCGAGCAGTTGGAGGCGTTTGGTTGGCTTGAGCGCGCCGCCTCGCGTTTGCGCGGCGCTCCCACGCGCTGGGCGGTCAATCCGGTGGTGCATCAAAAGTTTGCCGAGAGAGCGAAGACCGAAGCCGCTCGCCGGGCAGAAGTTCGCAAGACGATTGCGGACGCTCTTGGTGCGGGAGTGGAGCCGTGAGCGGGCTTGAGCCGCGCGCGGCTCGGCAATCAGGGCTGCACAATGTGTCGCGCCCGCGCGCGCGCACAAGGGACAATGGCGACAACTACTCCGGCGGTGACGCGCCGACCGACCGTAAGGCAACCGAGTTGTCACCAATGTCCCTTGCGTGCGTGAGATATAAATACAAATTCAGCCTCTCTTATCTTCTCGTCCAATTCTCTCTTTGCTCCGCGTGCGCAAGGGACATTGGTGACAGCTTGTCGTGTCGAAACTCAACAACCCTGCGCGCTGCCCCGTCGGCACTGGGCAATCATGACGCCGAGCGCCGTCAGCTTCCCAGAGCTGCCTAAGTGTTTTGTTCTGCCCAATACTGACCATAAGAGAACAGTTAGAGGTAAGTGAGAATGAGTAAGGGACCGGGATGGATACAGCGCAGGCTGCTTTACATCTTCGACAAGGTGCCGGATCGACCGATGAGTACGGCCTTCCTGATCTGCATGGTGTATGGCTGCCAAGACGAATGTCTCGACGACGTGACCCAATGGGTGTACCCCGACGCCGAGCGGGTGGCTCTGACGCGTGCGCTGCGCGGTCTCGCCAACACCGGCAAGATCAGGAGCTTCGGCCGCCGCTTCCATGACAAGCAGGCGCGTTGGGGAGGGCTGGCTTGCTCTGATCCGCCCCTCAGCATTCTGTCCAATCGTCTTCTCGGGCAAACAATCCGCGTCTCGCCGACGACCGTTCAGACGGCGCGGAAGCAGATTGCTGATCAAGGATCAATGCCATGAAGCTCGGAAGCCGTAGGTTTTTTGCGGGCGGGTCCTTCCTGACCACCCGCCAATGCGGGTCGCGCCCGCGCCCTGGGGGTGGCTAGGCCCAGCTTTTTCTAAGGGGGTTACAAAAGGTGTCCACGATCTCTGAGGTCTGCAAATGGTGCGGCATCAGCAGGCCGACGTTCCACCGCGCGCTCAATCGCGGTGTGGTCGGCAAGAAGCCGCGTGGTCAGTACGACCTTCAGGAGGTTGCGCGAGCGCTCATAAAGGACGGTCAGGCGATGAAAGGTGGTCACGGGGACTATGCGTCAAAACTCGCGTTGTCCGAGGCCCGCGCGGCGCTTGCCCGCGAGCAGGCGATTGCGGTGGGAATGAAGAATGCCGTTATGCGACGCGAATACGCCTCTTTGGCGCTCGTCCAGCGGCAAGTAGAGATCATGTTTGCCGCGTTCCGTGAGCGCATCTTGTCCATCCCTGGCAAGCTCGCAGCAGTCTGCGAGATGCGTTCCCGTGACGAGGTCGAGCTGGTTCTGCGTGACGAATGCTGGGATGCACTGGACGAGCTGAGCAGACCGATCATTCCCATGGAGGGGGAGGCAATGTCGCTGACGCAACGGCACCGTTGCCGTCAGTTGTGAAAAAGAGGTGAGCCGATGTTCGACCGCAATCGTATGATCGAGATGCACTTGCAGATGCTTGCGGAACTGGGTTGGGAGCCGCCATCCGGTGACGTAATCGATCAGATCGCCGAGGGCGGCGTGCTGACCATCCAGCAGGCCGCGACCATTTGCGAGACCACCGGCCAGACGATCTACCGCTGGAATGAGGACGCGACCAGCAAGGGACAGCCACTGGGCAAAAAGGGCGTGACGTGGTTGATCGGTCGGGCACGCCTGCTCGACTACATCGAGAAGCATCAAGGCGGCTTGCCCGCGCGTGTGAAGGCCGAGAACCGGCTGCGGGAATTTTGGCCGATCTGGTCGCGAGCTCCCGAAGCAGCGTAAAGGAGCGTGCGACCGACCTGGTCTAAGCGCGTGGCGAACGGTGCACGAAGGAGACCGCAAAATATTTTCGTTCCGCCGTTTCGGTGGTAAGGTGACCGCTGTGGGATAGCGGGCGTATGGCTAATAGCCGCTGGTGCGATCTAATGAGCACTCTAGACCTGCCAGAGACGCATTACACCCGAAGTGGCGAGTTGAACATTGCCTACCAGGTTATGGGTGACGGGCCGGTCGATCTGATTTTAGTCCCCGGGATGATTACTCATGTGGAATTCCTACATGAACTCCCGGGCTATACCGATTTTCTGCGGCGCCTTGCTGCTTTCGCGCGGGTCATTACCTTCGACAAGAGCGGCCAAGGTTTATCGGATCGATATCTCGGCATGCCGTCGTTCGAGCAGCGCGTGGACGACGTGCGAGCCGTTATGGAGGCGGTCGGAT encodes the following:
- a CDS encoding DUF3987 domain-containing protein, giving the protein MTRHAEGEDLAEAKVHVTYFKNHAATTLTTENLTLMELRERVLNASNREKGKLPWLKLAIFGKKRSDENSLRHDANVLHITGIEVDYDEENIAFDDALKAVGEMGISALVYTSPSHSLGAPRWRILAPTSQPHPPAMRAKLVARVNGLLKMKLGAEKIAASESFTLSQAYFYGWVMKKPGLDHRAEVIIGDFIDLRDDLAEFEPLGAKTADETSAGESDPFADYSDRSGPKRGKSDEELLALLKQSRATPGKGWREPMLLFIGSTVGKGWSDLQIKLACAPYSDGGINDRDIQDLIDYTRKKFGKPEADQPAADAASDGPKVAVDPVDLWGQFKPPSLPRGLLPDVVERFAHDQGMDMGADMSAIAVSALAVCAGAIPDSVRLQVKRHNTGWFEAARLWVALVGPPSSKKSPIMTAAARPLRKIDADQARDYADQRAVYDKLPKEEKLKTNPPKQVRSILQDTTIEAAQDVAKDSPDGLLCYQDELSGWFGSMDKYSAGRGSAKDRSFWLEAFNGSTYSVQRVGRGLVYIDNLSISLIGGIQPEPIRQIADEAVDDGLLQRLLPIMVSPAKAGRDEAASPVVAEYTAMIRDLHCLGNATLRFDDGAQAYRQELELKHLNLQSLEFVHRKLAAHIGKYDGIFARLCVIWHCTENMVGFGDIPAVISEATARRVGAFLHGFLLPHAMAFYTTVLGLSNDHDCVTAVAGYILSHDLTEITNRDLKRGDRVMRRLSPEAGLAVFEQLEAFGWLERAASRLRGAPTRWAVNPVVHQKFAERAKTEAARRAEVRKTIADALGAGVEP